The following are encoded in a window of Leptospira selangorensis genomic DNA:
- a CDS encoding ParB N-terminal domain-containing protein, protein MKIRVSDIKVKNRIRKDLGDLHGLKSSIQNLGLLHPIIIDLDNKLVSGERRLECVKLLGWEYVDVRIVDVRSKKERVLIEAEENNVRLPFTPEEQERAQKLLRRYSHTGILGRLFAWLLDLWEWFWSWLFKN, encoded by the coding sequence ATGAAAATTCGGGTCTCCGATATTAAGGTAAAGAACCGCATTCGTAAAGATTTAGGCGACTTACATGGTCTCAAATCTTCCATACAAAACTTAGGGCTTTTGCATCCGATCATTATCGACCTGGACAATAAATTAGTCTCTGGCGAAAGACGCCTGGAATGTGTGAAACTTCTGGGCTGGGAATATGTTGATGTTCGAATCGTAGATGTAAGAAGTAAAAAAGAAAGAGTTTTGATCGAAGCCGAAGAAAACAATGTACGGCTACCGTTTACCCCTGAAGAACAAGAAAGGGCCCAAAAGCTATTAAGAAGGTATTCCCATACTGGGATCCTTGGTAGATTGTTTGCCTGGTTATTGGATCTTTGGGAATGGTTTTGGTCCTGGCTTTTCAAAAACTAA
- a CDS encoding PP2C family protein-serine/threonine phosphatase, whose product MFRRIVTSYSSVFHKDPEHSRIIEMTQRYFYRLFETIHKKISYTFSIVAFSLAGGWFGAVYAFFFGSATIPMFAFQTHYIIVLCFVFATLLVTILHGVQYGLLAPIGISGIEAHIIRINRTLNPTHSIRRNSSEELDVILSDLIRLPLHNMISAFCYGSFVLLSSVIPYLLFDYNLKELLYIFLGWLAAVFVYCGFSYIITDYITGPKRVMLKKVLLSRSYSSNFPSGFLGLKGKFGFLLSLVLLSLTILAVYVGLRPDSYLEIAFFIGLTFFAATTLIILYFQSISTTLEQIGKSANDLAAGGPGKLPLVSIDREFLGFANDFAKATGEIGRIREHLQSLVEEKTSELRETLRTVEELKQQQDGDYFLTSLLIKPLGINRTTGRKAKVDFLIKQKKNFVFKGKESEIGGDICIAQEILLRGKEYTVFLNADAMGKSLQGAGGVLVLGAAFHSILQRTLTNENTYSLYAEKWIKNAFTELHKLFQGFDGSMLVSMVLGVLDEEAGILYYINAEHPWSVLYRDGKASFLEESLQYRKLGTPGMEGSLSVKIFRLQPADILVIGSDGRDDLEIPTRSGEKTMNEDESLFMKIVESSEGNLQTILSNLESRGRITDDLSLLRIEYDPGKSLNKTKAGKGVHNLSKKAREFLRNKNIPEAILTIEEALNLSPENQILKRDLIRLHYRNGNYQEACSLMDSYVEENPGDTDIIYTASFCFKKIGNYNRSLELAERIQLRNPGIPANLAHIADLNLKLGRSEKAVNYAKLSLELDPQNENASEILKRLNGKS is encoded by the coding sequence ATGTTCAGAAGGATCGTTACGTCTTATTCTTCTGTATTCCATAAAGATCCGGAACATTCCAGGATAATCGAGATGACTCAGAGATATTTTTATCGTCTTTTTGAGACGATTCACAAAAAGATTTCCTATACTTTTTCCATTGTAGCATTCTCCCTAGCGGGTGGTTGGTTTGGAGCGGTTTACGCCTTTTTCTTCGGATCTGCTACCATTCCGATGTTTGCTTTTCAAACCCATTATATAATCGTCCTTTGTTTTGTATTCGCGACCCTACTTGTGACTATATTACATGGTGTCCAATATGGATTGCTCGCACCAATAGGCATTTCAGGAATTGAAGCACATATCATAAGGATCAACAGAACACTGAATCCAACTCATTCTATACGTAGGAACTCCTCGGAAGAGTTGGATGTAATTTTATCTGATCTGATACGCCTTCCTTTACATAACATGATATCCGCATTCTGCTACGGAAGTTTTGTCCTTCTCTCCAGCGTTATTCCCTATTTGTTATTTGATTATAACTTAAAGGAACTTTTATATATATTCTTAGGATGGCTTGCTGCGGTTTTTGTATATTGCGGATTTAGTTATATAATCACCGATTATATAACCGGCCCAAAAAGGGTAATGTTAAAGAAAGTTTTGCTTAGTAGATCTTATTCTTCCAATTTCCCTTCCGGATTTTTAGGTCTTAAAGGGAAATTCGGATTTTTACTTTCTTTAGTATTATTATCTCTCACAATCCTAGCGGTTTACGTAGGCCTGAGACCGGATTCTTATTTAGAGATCGCATTCTTTATCGGATTAACCTTTTTTGCAGCAACCACACTGATCATTCTATATTTCCAATCCATCTCTACTACTTTAGAGCAGATCGGAAAATCTGCAAATGATCTTGCCGCTGGAGGGCCAGGAAAACTTCCTTTAGTCTCGATCGATAGGGAATTTTTAGGATTTGCGAATGATTTCGCGAAAGCCACAGGAGAGATAGGAAGGATCAGGGAACATCTACAGTCTTTAGTAGAAGAAAAAACTTCTGAACTCAGAGAAACATTACGGACCGTAGAAGAACTTAAACAACAACAGGATGGGGATTATTTTCTTACTTCTCTTTTAATCAAACCTTTAGGGATCAATCGAACCACTGGAAGAAAAGCAAAAGTCGATTTTCTAATTAAACAAAAGAAGAACTTCGTATTTAAAGGAAAAGAAAGTGAGATAGGCGGAGACATTTGTATCGCGCAAGAAATCCTTCTAAGAGGAAAGGAATACACAGTATTCTTAAACGCGGACGCAATGGGGAAATCTCTGCAAGGAGCAGGTGGGGTTCTTGTTCTTGGAGCGGCATTCCACTCCATTCTACAAAGAACTTTAACGAATGAAAATACCTACTCTCTTTACGCCGAAAAATGGATAAAGAATGCATTTACTGAATTGCATAAATTATTCCAAGGTTTCGACGGAAGTATGTTGGTTTCTATGGTCTTAGGTGTTTTAGATGAAGAGGCAGGCATATTATACTATATTAATGCAGAACATCCTTGGTCCGTCTTATACAGAGATGGAAAAGCTTCTTTCCTAGAAGAAAGTTTGCAATATAGAAAATTAGGAACTCCAGGCATGGAAGGAAGTTTAAGTGTAAAAATTTTCAGACTCCAGCCGGCAGATATTTTAGTGATAGGATCCGACGGAAGAGACGATTTAGAGATCCCTACAAGATCGGGAGAAAAAACAATGAACGAGGATGAATCCTTGTTTATGAAAATAGTAGAATCTTCCGAAGGTAATCTTCAAACTATTCTATCCAATTTGGAATCAAGAGGAAGGATTACAGACGATCTTTCACTTTTGCGGATAGAATATGATCCAGGCAAATCCTTAAATAAAACAAAGGCCGGAAAGGGAGTCCATAATCTAAGCAAAAAAGCAAGAGAGTTCTTAAGGAATAAAAATATCCCTGAAGCAATTCTTACAATAGAAGAAGCCTTAAACCTTTCTCCGGAAAACCAAATATTAAAGAGGGATTTAATCAGACTCCATTATAGAAATGGAAATTATCAAGAGGCTTGTTCTCTTATGGATTCCTATGTGGAGGAAAATCCAGGTGATACAGATATAATCTATACCGCTTCTTTTTGTTTCAAAAAGATCGGAAATTACAATCGTTCTTTAGAGCTCGCAGAAAGGATACAACTTCGTAATCCAGGGATCCCGGCAAATCTAGCACATATCGCCGATTTAAATCTGAAATTGGGAAGATCAGAAAAAGCGGTTAACTATGCTAAACTAAGCCTCGAATTAGACCCTCAAAACGAAAACGCTTCCGAGATCTTAAAAAGATTAAACGGAAAATCTTAA
- a CDS encoding acyl-CoA dehydrogenase family protein, producing the protein MLENNYFLENEDLKQYFESLIDWEEVVEAFEQGFSDKKEYEKTGKEELSLAPGSKEEAIEFYRSVLESAGEIAGKEVAPFAQKMDAEGLIYEKGKVKFPKEMINAVNQVKEAGILPYSIGRKHGGLGLPCTVQAMLMEIFSRADGSLAIALGCMNLAETIERFGSEEMVQAYVPKMAAGELCGAMALTEPNYGSDLPNLQTKAIKGEDGVWRITGTKRFITHGCGFDDKPSIILTLARTGSPTSGARGLSFFIVKSEDVEIAGIEKKMGLHCSPTCEVVYENTPGILIGEEGYGLVKYSMAMMNGARLSIAGQAMGIGAAAYYEAKKYADEREQFGKKIRNIPAVKKMLDLMDKEILAMRSILQEASRSIDLYHWKSEKMKESGIDERKIKKDEGLKKWEKLANLFTPLSKYYITEQANKIAFDALQIHGGAGYTYDYDISRIYRDVRITNIYEGTTQLQVVAAIGGIVTGLGTKGILRQYLDEEMSSFSPSIELIENRKKLEESHELYLSLGNGTSKDEVAFELVESATRVIIGVILERGLKKLDGDSKRERVALVHSYNQDSTALLEYNKIRIENKKSPALV; encoded by the coding sequence ATGCTCGAAAATAATTATTTCTTAGAGAACGAAGACTTAAAACAATATTTCGAATCCTTAATAGACTGGGAAGAAGTAGTAGAAGCTTTCGAACAAGGATTTTCGGACAAAAAAGAATATGAAAAAACCGGAAAAGAAGAACTTTCATTAGCCCCGGGAAGTAAAGAAGAAGCCATCGAATTTTATAGATCCGTATTAGAATCTGCGGGAGAGATCGCGGGAAAAGAAGTGGCGCCCTTCGCTCAAAAAATGGATGCAGAAGGTTTAATATACGAAAAAGGTAAAGTTAAATTCCCAAAGGAAATGATAAACGCAGTCAATCAGGTGAAAGAAGCCGGAATTCTTCCCTATTCTATAGGACGCAAACATGGCGGATTGGGACTACCTTGTACAGTCCAAGCAATGCTTATGGAAATATTTTCCAGAGCAGATGGTTCACTTGCGATCGCTTTAGGATGTATGAACCTTGCCGAGACAATCGAAAGATTCGGTTCGGAAGAAATGGTACAAGCTTACGTACCTAAAATGGCAGCCGGAGAACTATGCGGCGCAATGGCACTCACAGAACCGAATTATGGATCAGATCTTCCCAACTTACAAACAAAAGCTATCAAAGGAGAAGATGGAGTCTGGAGAATTACCGGTACCAAAAGATTTATCACTCATGGCTGCGGATTCGATGATAAACCTTCTATCATTCTTACATTAGCGAGAACAGGAAGTCCAACCAGCGGCGCAAGAGGGCTTTCTTTCTTTATAGTAAAAAGTGAAGACGTAGAGATAGCAGGAATAGAGAAAAAAATGGGATTACATTGTTCCCCCACCTGCGAGGTAGTCTATGAAAACACTCCAGGTATATTAATTGGAGAAGAAGGTTACGGACTTGTAAAATATTCCATGGCAATGATGAACGGCGCAAGACTTTCCATCGCAGGACAGGCAATGGGAATCGGAGCCGCAGCCTATTACGAAGCAAAAAAATATGCAGATGAAAGAGAACAATTCGGCAAGAAGATCAGAAATATCCCTGCAGTGAAAAAAATGCTGGATCTAATGGACAAAGAAATCCTAGCAATGCGTTCCATTTTACAAGAAGCTTCCAGATCTATAGACCTATATCACTGGAAATCCGAAAAAATGAAAGAATCCGGTATAGACGAAAGGAAAATCAAAAAGGACGAAGGTCTCAAAAAATGGGAGAAACTCGCCAATTTATTCACTCCATTATCCAAATATTATATTACTGAACAGGCAAATAAGATCGCATTCGACGCACTCCAAATTCACGGAGGAGCCGGTTACACTTACGATTACGATATTTCCAGGATCTATAGAGATGTGAGGATCACTAATATTTACGAAGGAACCACACAATTGCAGGTTGTGGCAGCCATTGGAGGAATTGTTACTGGTCTCGGAACAAAAGGTATCTTAAGACAATATCTGGACGAGGAAATGTCCAGCTTCTCCCCTTCTATAGAATTGATAGAAAATCGCAAAAAATTAGAAGAATCCCATGAACTTTATCTGTCTCTCGGAAATGGAACATCCAAAGATGAGGTTGCTTTCGAGCTAGTAGAATCCGCAACCAGAGTTATCATAGGAGTGATCCTGGAAAGAGGTCTGAAAAAGTTGGATGGGGACTCCAAAAGAGAAAGAGTGGCTCTTGTTCATTCTTATAACCAAGATAGTACCGCTCTATTAGAATATAATAAAATCCGTATTGAGAATAAAAAGAGCCCTGCCCTAGTTTAG
- the lipL32 gene encoding major surface lipoprotein LipL32, which translates to MKKSSILIISTAIMVSFAACIGGLPGLQSNFSVGEQDIPGVGVKKLFAPYSETVNYWGYIKPGQAADAVVNGKKSYFLFVWVPAAIVELGVRLISPTGEIGEPSSGDFQSEAFKAATPEEKSMPNWFDTWIRVERLAAIMPNQIEGAAKGKALQNLGDNDDGDDTYNEERHNKYNSLLRIQIPNIPKSLDELKNIDTKKLLVRGLYRITFTTYKVGEVKGSFVATVGVLGPPGVPGLSPILHANPAELQKLAVDAEEKLKAAVAGDKK; encoded by the coding sequence ATGAAAAAATCTTCGATCCTTATAATCTCCACCGCTATAATGGTCAGCTTTGCTGCATGTATCGGTGGACTTCCCGGCCTACAAAGTAATTTCTCGGTCGGAGAACAAGACATTCCAGGAGTAGGAGTTAAGAAGCTTTTCGCACCTTATTCTGAAACTGTGAACTATTGGGGATACATCAAACCAGGACAAGCCGCTGACGCAGTAGTAAACGGAAAGAAATCATATTTCCTTTTTGTTTGGGTTCCAGCAGCTATCGTTGAATTAGGTGTTCGTCTAATTTCCCCTACCGGAGAAATTGGTGAGCCATCTAGCGGCGACTTCCAGAGCGAGGCTTTCAAAGCTGCAACTCCAGAAGAAAAAAGCATGCCGAACTGGTTCGATACTTGGATTCGCGTAGAGCGCTTAGCAGCTATTATGCCGAACCAAATCGAAGGAGCAGCTAAAGGAAAAGCTCTTCAAAATCTTGGCGACAATGATGATGGAGACGATACTTACAATGAAGAGCGTCACAACAAGTACAACTCTTTACTTCGTATCCAAATTCCTAATATTCCAAAAAGCTTGGATGAACTTAAAAACATCGACACTAAAAAACTTTTAGTTCGCGGTTTATACAGAATTACCTTCACTACTTACAAAGTAGGCGAAGTTAAAGGTTCTTTCGTAGCTACTGTTGGAGTTCTTGGCCCTCCAGGTGTTCCAGGTCTTTCTCCTATTCTTCACGCAAACCCAGCTGAATTGCAAAAATTGGCTGTTGATGCAGAAGAAAAATTGAAAGCTGCAGTTGCTGGAGACAAGAAGTAA
- a CDS encoding SDR family NAD(P)-dependent oxidoreductase has protein sequence MDIKGKRIVITGAASGIGKETLLKLLKFEGVKILAVDLDPSRLDVPDNRVKKFKCDVSSSESVDKIFKEAEKVLGGIDIFYANAGFAYYEEIKKPDWKRMEKIFQTNVFSALYGLQKVQAEYSNPVYYIITASAMSFLSIPGYALYSATKAAVHSFAEAFQFELKKPHKLMIVYPIATRTNFFDSAGKKVPVPFPSQTPEQVASAVVSGIRWNRKKVLPSKIFTLMMFLDRFLIYPLRIYQIIENWKRKRALN, from the coding sequence ATGGATATTAAAGGTAAACGTATCGTGATCACCGGAGCCGCATCTGGAATAGGAAAGGAGACTTTACTCAAACTTCTTAAATTCGAAGGTGTCAAAATTTTAGCGGTAGATCTGGATCCTTCTCGCTTAGATGTTCCGGATAATAGAGTAAAAAAATTTAAATGTGATGTTTCTTCCTCGGAATCTGTGGATAAAATTTTTAAGGAAGCCGAAAAGGTTTTGGGCGGTATTGATATCTTTTATGCGAACGCTGGTTTTGCTTACTATGAGGAAATTAAAAAGCCTGATTGGAAGCGTATGGAGAAAATTTTCCAGACAAACGTCTTTTCAGCACTCTACGGATTACAAAAAGTCCAGGCAGAATATTCAAATCCTGTATATTATATCATCACCGCTTCAGCTATGAGTTTTCTTTCGATTCCTGGTTATGCGTTGTATTCTGCAACAAAGGCTGCAGTACATTCCTTTGCAGAAGCATTTCAGTTCGAATTAAAAAAACCTCATAAACTGATGATCGTTTATCCGATCGCTACTCGGACGAATTTTTTCGACTCTGCCGGTAAGAAGGTGCCTGTGCCTTTTCCTTCCCAGACCCCTGAGCAGGTTGCCTCAGCGGTTGTATCTGGGATTCGCTGGAATAGAAAGAAAGTATTACCTTCTAAAATATTTACCCTGATGATGTTCTTAGACAGATTTTTGATCTATCCACTTCGAATTTATCAGATCATTGAGAACTGGAAACGTAAACGAGCTCTAAACTAG
- the amt gene encoding ammonium transporter: MDPVLPAAKELAKNVDILWVIFASALVFFMQAGFLLLESGLVRSKNSINVAIKNLLDYVVGTICFFLIGYGLMYGTSFNGWIGKDLFLLEGLSTGKEFAFFLFQVTFMGTAATIVSGAVAERIRFQAYLVCSLFVSLFIYPVFGHWAWGGGWLSQSGFHDFAGSSVVHSVGAWVSLAGVIVLGPRKDRFDSDGKPRELYGHNLPFSVLGTFILWFGWFGFNGGSTLSLTDSVPKIIVNTSLAACAGCSAAIIFDYITKGVPHVGGAINGVLAGLVAITAGCDVMSPASSLIIGLIAGILAEVAVWIMENFLKLDDVVSAFPVHGVGGIWGTLAVSLFAQEESLRSWNQWQAQLTGIAVCAIWAFSMGLILFFLMKFTISIRVSSEEEDRGLNESEHGAKTVWLDLMNAMKYVADSKDLRKRIDVDPGVESGAVAELFNRLLLSLTQIIGVVKENSDKIENESGHLENSTLAITKEIENQKEKTTLIRETSDLLETSLKAVLDLVREERRRSSEMRRMSEEMSQGMKELQTDILASDQISDSIQSIAFAGEKTLERTVKSMQGLNGSAKKVEELVGILQKIAEQLGMLSINASIESARGGDKGFAVVAHQISVLSEKTASNAKQANMYLRDIWETVNGSLQSLAETVDSFKSILIKIPELSKTMKGAFDSVRDYSSRSEDLETSIQGVADMSESVAADMEKRYSELSRMRDFFCEIEDGAVRIGSLLEDLQKMSLMLSGQTIRMHRVVDIFRIEPTTN, from the coding sequence TTGGATCCCGTTCTTCCCGCCGCCAAAGAATTAGCCAAGAATGTAGACATCTTATGGGTGATTTTCGCTTCCGCACTTGTCTTTTTTATGCAAGCCGGTTTTCTACTTTTAGAATCCGGATTAGTTCGATCTAAAAATTCGATCAATGTAGCGATTAAAAATCTACTCGATTACGTTGTAGGAACAATCTGTTTCTTTTTGATCGGTTATGGTTTGATGTATGGGACTAGCTTTAATGGTTGGATCGGTAAGGATCTATTTCTTTTAGAGGGTCTTAGCACAGGCAAAGAATTTGCCTTCTTCCTTTTTCAAGTTACTTTTATGGGAACGGCGGCGACCATCGTATCCGGTGCGGTCGCTGAGAGGATACGATTCCAAGCATATTTGGTCTGCTCTCTTTTTGTTTCATTATTCATATATCCTGTTTTCGGTCATTGGGCATGGGGAGGAGGTTGGTTAAGCCAATCCGGCTTTCATGATTTTGCTGGAAGTTCGGTAGTACATTCGGTCGGTGCTTGGGTATCTCTTGCTGGAGTGATTGTCCTCGGGCCTCGAAAGGATCGTTTCGATTCTGATGGAAAGCCTAGAGAATTATACGGCCATAATCTTCCTTTTTCCGTTTTGGGAACTTTCATCTTATGGTTTGGCTGGTTTGGATTTAACGGGGGAAGTACACTTTCTCTCACTGATTCAGTTCCGAAAATTATCGTGAATACTAGCTTAGCAGCTTGTGCAGGTTGTTCTGCCGCTATCATATTCGATTATATCACAAAAGGTGTTCCTCATGTAGGAGGCGCGATTAACGGAGTTCTCGCCGGATTAGTCGCAATCACTGCGGGTTGTGATGTAATGAGTCCCGCTTCTTCTTTGATCATTGGACTAATCGCAGGCATACTTGCGGAAGTTGCAGTATGGATCATGGAAAATTTTCTAAAATTAGACGATGTGGTGAGTGCATTTCCAGTTCATGGAGTCGGGGGAATTTGGGGAACCTTGGCCGTGAGTTTATTTGCACAAGAAGAATCGTTACGCAGTTGGAATCAGTGGCAGGCTCAACTTACGGGTATTGCAGTCTGTGCGATTTGGGCTTTCAGTATGGGACTCATTTTATTTTTCTTAATGAAGTTTACTATTTCAATCCGCGTATCTTCGGAAGAAGAAGATAGAGGATTAAATGAATCCGAGCATGGTGCCAAAACAGTGTGGTTGGATTTAATGAATGCAATGAAATACGTGGCCGATTCTAAGGATTTAAGAAAAAGGATCGATGTAGATCCGGGAGTTGAATCGGGAGCAGTCGCAGAATTATTCAATCGTTTACTTTTGAGCTTAACCCAAATCATAGGAGTTGTAAAAGAAAACTCGGATAAGATTGAAAATGAATCCGGTCATTTAGAAAATTCCACTCTTGCTATTACGAAAGAGATAGAAAACCAAAAAGAAAAAACGACCTTAATAAGGGAAACTTCGGATCTATTAGAAACATCTTTAAAAGCAGTTTTAGATCTAGTAAGGGAAGAAAGAAGAAGGTCATCCGAAATGAGAAGAATGTCCGAGGAGATGTCCCAAGGAATGAAGGAACTCCAAACTGATATTTTAGCATCAGACCAAATCAGTGACTCTATACAATCTATCGCATTCGCCGGGGAAAAAACTTTAGAAAGGACCGTCAAAAGTATGCAAGGCCTAAACGGTTCCGCTAAAAAGGTGGAGGAGCTCGTAGGAATTCTCCAAAAAATAGCGGAACAACTCGGAATGTTATCTATTAATGCATCGATTGAATCTGCGAGAGGAGGAGATAAGGGATTTGCAGTGGTTGCACATCAAATCTCTGTTCTTTCCGAAAAGACAGCTTCTAACGCGAAGCAAGCAAATATGTATTTGAGAGATATATGGGAAACTGTAAACGGATCATTACAATCATTAGCCGAAACTGTGGATTCATTTAAGTCGATATTGATCAAAATCCCGGAACTTTCAAAAACCATGAAAGGTGCTTTTGATTCAGTGAGAGATTATTCTTCCAGATCCGAGGATTTAGAAACTTCTATCCAGGGAGTTGCTGATATGAGTGAATCGGTTGCTGCAGATATGGAGAAACGTTATTCTGAATTGAGTCGAATGAGGGATTTTTTCTGTGAGATCGAAGATGGTGCAGTTCGGATTGGATCGTTGCTCGAAGACTTACAAAAGATGAGCCTTATGTTAAGCGGTCAAACAATCCGAATGCACCGGGTTGTGGATATTTTTAGAATAGAGCCTACTACTAACTGA
- a CDS encoding oxidoreductase — translation MNHRVAIIAGGTGLVGGELVQELLIDPSWDKVYLLVRKPLEWTHSKLELILADWEKLNEFPPGVTDAFCTLGTTIGKAGSKENFKKVDLEYPLRFAKVAKEKGVKSFFIVTALGADPNSFVFYNQVKGEVEEEISKLGFETFGIFRPSLLEGDRKEFRLGEKIGSKLAFLINPLLLGPLKKYRSIHAKTVAKSMVNLAWSGKKGNHIIESDKIATLGSSSARGNLENLI, via the coding sequence ATGAACCATAGAGTTGCAATCATTGCGGGCGGAACTGGGCTCGTCGGCGGAGAACTTGTGCAAGAATTATTGATAGATCCGTCCTGGGATAAGGTTTATCTTCTGGTCCGAAAACCTTTGGAATGGACTCATTCCAAATTGGAATTGATCCTTGCAGATTGGGAAAAGCTGAATGAGTTTCCTCCAGGTGTGACGGATGCGTTCTGCACTTTGGGGACTACGATCGGCAAAGCGGGCTCTAAGGAGAATTTTAAAAAAGTAGATTTAGAGTATCCATTGCGTTTTGCTAAAGTCGCAAAGGAGAAGGGCGTAAAATCTTTCTTTATAGTAACTGCACTGGGTGCAGATCCAAATTCTTTCGTATTTTATAATCAGGTAAAAGGAGAAGTAGAAGAAGAAATTTCCAAACTTGGCTTCGAAACTTTCGGGATTTTCAGACCTTCTCTTTTAGAAGGAGATAGAAAAGAATTCAGGTTAGGGGAGAAGATCGGGTCTAAACTTGCTTTTTTGATCAATCCTCTACTTTTGGGCCCGCTGAAAAAATATAGATCCATTCATGCAAAGACGGTTGCTAAGTCCATGGTGAACCTAGCCTGGTCGGGTAAAAAAGGAAATCATATTATAGAATCGGATAAGATCGCAACATTAGGATCTTCTTCCGCTCGAGGGAATCTAGAAAATTTAATATAG
- a CDS encoding adenylate/guanylate cyclase domain-containing protein, with product MPIKDYLPKFLCNILEITDRSKMDDSVRKVLENEEIIGAYVSNAFRYLLLIFFAAQLALNWKSGDALVNGIAFGIFTAVTIGHTYVIRTCTHWAIKGFSYLALVSDFFVISSLLLYYTLHQNSFDLGFAIKNPIMNFLFFPLAFSLIQFRLRYVVLSVILFYLVYFGIFSYALIYDKMVFAKDWGDYVMGPNVLVTDALFGRPMVYLILAFFFAFGILRTLIMIRRIGEGEAQRSLLSRYFSPGMVEEMMTNPNVLEGRRQTATILFTDIRNFTALSENMDPLELSRFLSSIRETLTDCVFEFGGTLDKYMGDAVMATFGTPYPSADPASDAIRALQSGQRMLEKLGEFNKARGAKGLEPVRIGIGIHTGEVFSGNIETSKSSEFTVIGDAVNTASRIESLTKNFGKELLVSEETWKLAGANFRGETLPPVQVKGKEKPVTVVAVGA from the coding sequence ATGCCTATCAAAGATTATCTACCTAAGTTTCTTTGTAATATTCTGGAAATAACTGATCGAAGTAAAATGGACGATTCGGTCCGTAAGGTTTTAGAAAACGAAGAAATCATAGGCGCATATGTATCTAACGCCTTCCGATACCTGCTTCTAATATTTTTCGCGGCTCAGTTGGCCTTAAACTGGAAAAGTGGAGATGCGCTCGTAAACGGGATCGCATTTGGAATTTTCACTGCAGTTACGATCGGGCACACATATGTAATACGGACCTGCACTCATTGGGCGATTAAAGGTTTTTCTTATTTAGCATTGGTCTCGGACTTTTTCGTGATCAGCTCCTTATTATTATATTATACCCTTCATCAAAATTCATTCGATCTTGGATTCGCAATTAAAAATCCTATCATGAATTTCTTATTCTTCCCACTTGCGTTTTCATTGATCCAATTCAGATTAAGATACGTAGTCTTAAGTGTTATCTTATTCTATTTGGTTTATTTCGGAATCTTCTCCTATGCGCTAATATACGACAAGATGGTATTCGCGAAAGATTGGGGAGATTATGTAATGGGACCGAATGTTCTCGTCACAGACGCATTATTCGGAAGACCTATGGTCTATTTGATCTTGGCATTTTTCTTTGCTTTTGGGATCTTGAGAACTTTGATCATGATCAGACGAATTGGAGAAGGAGAAGCACAAAGATCCTTACTTTCTCGTTATTTTTCCCCTGGAATGGTGGAAGAAATGATGACCAACCCAAATGTATTGGAGGGAAGAAGGCAAACTGCTACAATACTCTTTACTGATATCCGCAACTTTACAGCACTTTCAGAAAATATGGATCCATTAGAATTAAGTAGATTCCTTTCTTCCATTAGAGAAACATTAACCGATTGTGTTTTTGAATTCGGCGGGACTTTGGATAAATATATGGGAGATGCTGTCATGGCTACCTTCGGAACACCTTATCCATCCGCTGACCCTGCCTCGGACGCGATTCGCGCCTTACAAAGCGGGCAAAGGATGTTAGAAAAATTAGGAGAATTTAATAAAGCAAGAGGAGCCAAAGGATTAGAACCTGTAAGGATCGGAATTGGAATTCATACGGGAGAAGTATTCTCCGGGAATATAGAAACGAGCAAAAGTTCTGAATTCACAGTCATCGGAGACGCGGTTAACACTGCTTCCAGAATTGAATCTCTTACTAAAAACTTCGGAAAAGAACTTTTAGTCTCCGAAGAAACCTGGAAACTTGCAGGTGCAAATTTCAGAGGAGAGACACTTCCTCCAGTACAAGTAAAAGGAAAAGAAAAACCGGTAACTGTAGTTGCTGTCGGGGCTTAA